The following are from one region of the Veillonella nakazawae genome:
- the nikC gene encoding nickel transporter permease, which produces MAEFIQKHKLFSFYSALMIVVVLIAIFAPWLAPGDAFSSNLSQALQAPSSQHWFGTDKLGRDVLSRIIYGTQLSLFMGVSIVVIMVSIGTIIGAVAGYFGGKIEMVLMRLADIMLSFPGVVLAIAIAGILGGSIVNTIIALSVVGWAKYARLVRSMTLKVRGEEYVTAAVMMGASTTTILRRHIIPNILPLVVTTGALDIGAIMIEVAGLSFLGFGAQPPTPEWGLMLNEGRQYLQTSPWLMAFPGMSILIVVAIFNLWSDSLRDVVDPKNQG; this is translated from the coding sequence ATGGCAGAATTTATTCAAAAACATAAATTGTTCTCTTTCTATAGCGCCTTGATGATTGTGGTAGTTCTCATAGCTATATTTGCACCATGGCTTGCTCCGGGTGATGCTTTTAGCTCAAATCTGAGTCAAGCATTACAAGCGCCAAGTAGTCAACATTGGTTTGGTACAGATAAGCTTGGTCGTGATGTATTGTCTCGCATCATTTATGGTACACAGTTATCCTTGTTTATGGGTGTCAGTATCGTTGTTATCATGGTAAGCATTGGTACTATTATCGGTGCTGTAGCTGGTTATTTCGGCGGGAAAATCGAAATGGTCCTCATGCGTCTTGCGGACATTATGCTATCCTTCCCGGGTGTAGTATTAGCCATTGCCATTGCTGGTATTTTGGGTGGTAGCATTGTGAATACGATTATAGCGCTATCTGTAGTTGGTTGGGCAAAATATGCTCGTCTTGTACGGTCTATGACGTTGAAAGTTCGCGGTGAAGAGTATGTAACGGCGGCTGTCATGATGGGGGCCTCTACAACGACTATTCTAAGACGTCATATCATTCCCAATATCCTTCCTCTTGTTGTTACAACAGGGGCTCTTGATATTGGGGCTATCATGATTGAAGTAGCAGGTCTTTCCTTCCTTGGATTTGGTGCTCAACCACCAACACCAGAATGGGGCCTTATGCTTAACGAAGGTCGTCAATATTTACAAACCAGTCCATGGCTGATGGCATTCCCTGGTATGTCCATCCTTATCGTAGTTGCTATCTTTAACCTTTGGTCTGATTCCTTACGGGACGTAGTGGATCCTAAGAACCAAGGTTAG